Proteins encoded by one window of Gemmatimonas aurantiaca:
- the glgP gene encoding alpha-glucan family phosphorylase, whose amino-acid sequence MTVPVEGSQNPTVPAPLLLPVRLNGLSQLAQNLAWSWNREARMLFKEIDDTLWQELRHNPLLLLQRVHPERLAALAEDTQFCARYDRAMMWLGAERSDEHTWYARTFPELRGRPVAYFCAEFGIHNSVPIYSGGLGVLAGDHLKTASDLGVPLVAVGILYRNGYFDQHIRVDGWQEDTDARIDFNSVPLTPLPGRDGAKHLVTVNTFGRDVHIRVWKMQVGRVPVYLLDSDLEENHPDDRPLLSKLYSGGPAMRLRQEWLLGVGGVRALRALGIAPAAWHANEGHAAFMMVERVRELCTEGLAYTDAVKRVRNCSVFTTHTPVPAGHDHFATQDVLRCAEGEATWTSMGITPEAFAHIGYHPESGSGVFHMTSASIRLSRRVNAVSRRHGIVTREMSRSLWNNRPAEQVPIGHVTNGVHLATWMANPVMKLLDKHLGLAWGYSNDPALWEQVLTLEDEELWYTHTRLKHALMRRVREEARRAFAQGGLEATQLAGAGTLLDPHVLTIGFARRFATYKRADLIFRDVERLRALVTNSARPVQIVFAGKAHPADNPGKQVLQNVYHFTRDPRFEGRVAFIEDYSMHLAHLLVQGVDLWLNLPRVPLEASGTSGMKAALNGVPQLSTIDGWWEEGYEGSNGWAIEPEVDNDEGSGTARRLYELLEHEVVPRFYDRDKSELPRRWLLMMKHAIRVAGQQFTARRMVEQYARGYYAPSILGDALPDDPPTA is encoded by the coding sequence GATCGACGACACCCTCTGGCAGGAGCTTCGGCACAATCCTCTTCTGTTGTTGCAACGGGTTCACCCGGAGCGGCTGGCCGCACTGGCCGAGGACACGCAGTTCTGCGCCCGGTACGACCGGGCCATGATGTGGCTGGGCGCCGAGCGCTCCGACGAACACACGTGGTACGCCCGCACGTTCCCCGAACTCCGCGGCCGTCCGGTGGCGTATTTCTGCGCCGAGTTCGGCATTCATAATTCGGTGCCGATCTATTCGGGCGGACTGGGCGTGCTGGCCGGCGACCATCTCAAGACGGCCTCCGACCTCGGGGTGCCGCTGGTGGCCGTGGGCATCCTGTATCGGAACGGGTACTTCGATCAGCACATCCGCGTGGATGGCTGGCAGGAAGACACCGACGCCCGCATCGATTTCAATTCGGTCCCCCTCACCCCGCTGCCCGGCCGCGACGGCGCGAAACACCTCGTCACGGTCAATACCTTCGGTCGGGATGTCCACATCCGGGTGTGGAAGATGCAGGTGGGCCGGGTACCGGTGTATCTGCTCGACTCGGATCTCGAGGAGAATCATCCGGACGACCGGCCCCTGTTGTCCAAGCTGTACTCGGGCGGCCCGGCGATGCGCCTGCGCCAGGAGTGGCTGCTGGGTGTGGGTGGCGTGCGGGCGCTTCGCGCGCTGGGCATCGCGCCGGCCGCATGGCATGCCAATGAAGGACATGCCGCGTTCATGATGGTCGAGCGGGTCCGTGAACTCTGTACCGAAGGGCTGGCCTACACCGACGCGGTCAAACGCGTACGCAACTGCAGCGTCTTCACCACGCACACGCCGGTGCCGGCAGGCCACGATCATTTTGCCACCCAGGACGTGTTGCGGTGCGCCGAGGGCGAGGCGACCTGGACGTCCATGGGCATCACGCCGGAAGCGTTTGCCCACATCGGCTATCACCCCGAATCGGGCAGCGGGGTGTTTCACATGACGTCGGCATCCATCCGTCTGTCGCGCCGGGTGAACGCCGTGTCGCGCCGTCACGGTATCGTGACACGCGAAATGAGTCGCTCGCTGTGGAACAACCGTCCGGCCGAACAGGTGCCCATTGGCCATGTCACCAACGGCGTGCATCTGGCCACGTGGATGGCCAATCCCGTCATGAAGCTGCTCGACAAGCACCTCGGGCTGGCATGGGGGTACAGCAACGATCCGGCATTGTGGGAACAGGTGCTGACACTGGAAGACGAAGAGCTGTGGTACACGCACACCCGTCTCAAGCACGCGCTGATGCGCCGCGTGCGCGAGGAAGCGCGCCGCGCGTTCGCGCAGGGGGGTCTCGAAGCCACACAGCTTGCGGGCGCCGGCACGCTACTCGATCCCCACGTGCTCACCATCGGCTTCGCGCGGCGTTTCGCGACCTACAAGCGCGCCGATCTCATCTTCCGCGATGTCGAGCGCCTGCGCGCACTGGTGACCAACTCGGCACGTCCGGTGCAGATCGTGTTCGCCGGCAAGGCGCATCCCGCCGACAATCCCGGCAAGCAGGTGCTGCAGAATGTCTACCACTTCACGCGCGACCCGCGCTTCGAAGGCCGCGTGGCGTTCATCGAAGACTACAGCATGCACCTCGCTCACCTCTTGGTGCAGGGTGTCGATCTGTGGCTCAATCTGCCGCGTGTCCCGCTCGAGGCCTCGGGAACCAGTGGCATGAAGGCCGCCCTCAACGGCGTGCCGCAACTCTCCACCATCGATGGGTGGTGGGAAGAGGGATACGAAGGCAGCAACGGCTGGGCCATCGAACCCGAAGTGGACAACGACGAAGGGTCGGGTACCGCGCGTCGCCTCTATGAGCTGCTCGAGCATGAAGTCGTGCCGCGTTTCTACGATCGAGACAAGAGCGAACTGCCGCGTCGCTGGTTGCTGATGATGAAACACGCCATCCGGGTCGCCGGACAGCAGTTCACGGCCCGTCGCATGGTGGAGCAGTACGCCCGCGGGTACTACGCACCGTCCATCCTCGGCGACGCGCTGCCGGACGATCCACCGACGGCATGA
- a CDS encoding glycogen/starch synthase: MSTRVHLPTPGLGTPIVLGTGQAKPTIVHLTAEYSPFARTGGLAEAVMGLANFQVRAGADVVVFMPLYRTVRDHAPDLAPLGRAIGVDLGFRTEEVRFFREVHPPRGPKVVFVDIPSAFARGGIYGEGGRDYADNARRFALFSRAVLDAIPRLIVGPVLIHAHDWHTSLALMYMRSYEHLRERYASTPTVLSVHNAGYQGHFPASMLNECGIPPEVYDFHHLEWYGRINFLKGGLTFADMVVTVSPTHAQELRTAGGGFGLQDVFQWLGSRFTGITNGIDQSVWDPSTDDQITARYTIEDPANKARCKAALQRSFGLPQRRKTPLFGFTGRLVTQKGLDLLLGSHRIWTLDAQFVFLGAGEARYERALLALAQARPRQVGVQLDFTDRLEHRLMAGADIFLMPSQYEPCGLTQLRAQRYGALPVGRRVGGIADTIEDDVTGLLFDEFTTASFDHGISRALARFSDPAAWTARMRAAMRRDFGWERAAERYDDVYRRATDLARRRR, encoded by the coding sequence ATGAGCACCCGCGTCCATCTTCCCACGCCCGGCCTCGGCACGCCCATCGTTCTCGGCACCGGTCAGGCGAAACCCACCATCGTCCACCTCACCGCCGAATACAGTCCGTTCGCCCGGACCGGTGGACTGGCGGAAGCGGTCATGGGACTCGCGAACTTCCAGGTGCGCGCGGGGGCGGATGTGGTGGTGTTCATGCCGCTCTATCGCACCGTCCGCGATCATGCGCCCGATCTGGCACCGCTGGGCCGGGCCATCGGCGTGGATCTGGGCTTCCGCACCGAGGAGGTGCGCTTCTTCCGTGAAGTGCATCCGCCCAGAGGCCCCAAGGTGGTGTTCGTGGACATTCCGAGCGCGTTCGCGCGCGGAGGGATCTACGGCGAAGGCGGACGTGACTATGCGGACAATGCACGACGGTTCGCGTTGTTCTCGCGCGCCGTGCTCGATGCCATCCCACGACTGATCGTGGGACCGGTGCTGATTCATGCCCACGACTGGCACACGTCGCTGGCGCTGATGTACATGCGCAGCTACGAACACCTGCGTGAGCGGTATGCATCGACACCGACCGTGCTATCGGTGCACAACGCGGGATATCAGGGACACTTTCCGGCGTCGATGCTGAACGAATGCGGCATTCCGCCGGAGGTGTACGATTTCCACCACCTCGAGTGGTATGGTCGCATCAACTTCCTGAAGGGTGGTCTCACCTTCGCCGACATGGTGGTGACGGTGAGCCCGACGCACGCCCAGGAATTGCGGACGGCAGGCGGCGGGTTCGGCTTGCAGGATGTATTCCAGTGGCTGGGATCGCGTTTCACCGGCATCACCAACGGTATCGATCAATCGGTGTGGGATCCCTCCACCGACGACCAGATCACCGCGCGGTACACGATCGAGGATCCCGCCAACAAGGCCCGCTGCAAGGCCGCGCTGCAACGATCGTTCGGGCTGCCGCAGCGTCGGAAGACGCCGCTCTTCGGATTCACCGGACGCCTGGTGACGCAGAAGGGACTCGATCTGCTGCTCGGATCCCATCGTATCTGGACGCTCGACGCGCAGTTCGTGTTCCTCGGGGCGGGAGAGGCACGATACGAAAGAGCCCTGCTCGCGCTGGCGCAGGCCCGGCCGCGGCAGGTGGGTGTGCAACTCGATTTCACCGATCGGCTCGAACATCGCTTGATGGCCGGCGCCGACATCTTTCTCATGCCGTCGCAATACGAGCCCTGCGGTCTCACGCAGTTGCGCGCGCAGCGGTACGGCGCATTGCCGGTGGGGCGTCGGGTGGGTGGGATCGCCGACACCATCGAAGACGATGTCACGGGCCTCCTCTTCGACGAATTCACCACGGCGAGTTTCGACCACGGCATTTCGCGCGCGCTGGCCCGTTTCTCCGACCCTGCCGCATGGACGGCACGCATGCGAGCCGCGATGCGTCGCGATTTTGGATGGGAGCGCGCCGCCGAACGTTACGATGATGTCTATCGTCGGGCCACCGATCTCGCACGACGCCGCCGTTGA
- a CDS encoding DUF3536 domain-containing protein, which yields MNASPNALANTHSVIVHQHLYQPPREDPWLEVIEAERSAAPDHDWNTRITRECYARQALAEAYLLESARAAPSPADRDAKVGLARLVNLYAWCSFDVGATLCEWFDSEAPQVLQAMQAGDAASIRRWGYGNAIAAPYHHVILPLASARDRRTEIRWGIRDFTRRFGRVPEGFWFPECAVDEDTLDAAAAEGIRFTILAPYQVQGHDGSGMPVRWRGASGRELIIVPYDGALAGDVAFGGLLDDARALASRLTPLQGTELSDARCTTLATDGETFGHHHRGGESTLAEAMSLMARRTSSHLTNAASLVAAQAPRQDVTLVSPSAWSCAHGVERWRSNCGCRIDGSRPPAQQWRGPLRRAMEQLAERCHAVYESEGQLLFRDDPWDVRDAYGEIVPFDGAPITEFVDRVVRPEASEAQRQRARELLELTRASLRTFTSCAWFFDDVDRIEVRQVLRYAARCVELSGAAARLTPELLHWLGGATNGAPNAVSAADVFVRDALPHRAPTLRVGAALIALTAAGVKRARFGAFEGEVVPEPHDSWRIRLTHRRTGSAITYVGQISGTGPALAVTIGEPDADPATHMRLKIHEFPERLAHLLLLDDATDDAALLSEG from the coding sequence ATGAACGCCTCGCCGAACGCACTCGCGAACACCCATTCGGTCATCGTGCATCAACACCTCTATCAGCCGCCGCGTGAGGATCCGTGGCTCGAGGTGATCGAGGCCGAACGATCGGCGGCCCCGGATCACGACTGGAACACCCGCATCACGCGCGAGTGTTATGCCCGACAGGCGCTGGCCGAAGCCTATCTGCTGGAGAGCGCGCGGGCGGCGCCGTCTCCGGCCGACCGTGATGCCAAAGTGGGACTCGCCCGTCTCGTGAATCTCTACGCGTGGTGCTCGTTCGATGTCGGCGCCACGTTGTGTGAATGGTTCGACAGCGAGGCGCCGCAGGTGCTTCAGGCCATGCAGGCGGGCGACGCGGCCAGCATCCGGCGGTGGGGATACGGCAACGCCATCGCCGCGCCGTATCATCATGTGATTCTCCCGCTCGCGTCCGCACGGGATCGCCGCACCGAGATCCGCTGGGGCATCCGCGATTTCACGCGACGCTTCGGCCGCGTCCCTGAGGGATTCTGGTTTCCCGAGTGCGCGGTGGACGAGGACACCCTCGATGCCGCCGCCGCCGAGGGCATCCGCTTCACCATTCTGGCGCCGTATCAGGTTCAGGGACACGATGGCAGCGGCATGCCGGTGCGCTGGCGTGGCGCGTCGGGGCGTGAGCTGATCATCGTCCCGTACGACGGAGCACTGGCGGGGGATGTGGCATTCGGTGGTCTGCTCGACGACGCACGCGCGCTGGCGTCCCGTCTCACGCCGCTTCAGGGCACCGAACTGTCCGATGCGCGCTGCACCACGCTGGCCACCGATGGTGAGACATTCGGTCATCATCATCGGGGCGGCGAGTCGACGCTGGCGGAAGCCATGTCGTTGATGGCGCGCCGCACCTCGTCGCACCTGACCAACGCTGCGTCGCTGGTGGCCGCGCAGGCGCCGCGACAGGACGTGACGCTGGTGTCTCCGTCAGCCTGGAGCTGCGCGCACGGGGTGGAGCGCTGGCGCAGCAACTGCGGATGCCGCATCGATGGCAGCCGGCCTCCCGCGCAGCAATGGCGTGGGCCGCTGCGGCGGGCCATGGAGCAGTTGGCAGAGCGTTGCCATGCGGTGTACGAGAGTGAAGGACAACTGCTGTTCCGCGACGATCCCTGGGACGTGCGCGATGCGTACGGCGAGATCGTGCCGTTCGACGGCGCGCCCATCACGGAGTTCGTGGACCGGGTCGTGCGCCCCGAAGCGTCCGAGGCCCAGCGTCAGCGCGCCCGCGAACTGCTCGAACTCACGCGGGCATCGCTGCGCACCTTCACGTCGTGTGCCTGGTTCTTCGACGACGTCGATCGGATCGAAGTGCGTCAGGTGCTGCGATATGCCGCACGCTGCGTCGAACTCTCGGGAGCCGCGGCGCGGCTCACCCCCGAGTTGCTGCACTGGCTCGGCGGCGCCACCAACGGCGCGCCCAATGCCGTCAGCGCCGCCGACGTGTTCGTTCGTGACGCCCTGCCCCACCGCGCCCCCACGCTGCGTGTGGGCGCCGCGCTGATCGCGCTTACCGCCGCCGGCGTCAAACGTGCCCGTTTCGGCGCGTTCGAAGGGGAGGTCGTGCCCGAACCCCACGACAGCTGGCGCATCCGGCTCACGCATCGACGCACGGGCAGCGCGATCACGTACGTGGGACAGATCTCGGGAACCGGCCCCGCGCTGGCCGTGACGATCGGCGAACCCGATGCCGATCCCGCCACCCACATGCGCCTGAAGATCCACGAGTTTCCCGAGCGCCTTGCCCATCTCCTGTTGCTCGACGATGCCACGGACGATGCGGCGCTGTTGAGCGAAGGATGA
- a CDS encoding pyridoxal phosphate-dependent aminotransferase — protein MLTIDEKFARLGTDHAPGQEVRQTADDSNFRGEVLPGTPVDFSHGDVNDDAFAPTPGAFEEFVAGVHRGGSQAYTEYRGGGGLREMVAERLTAFTGHPVSGADELIITPGTQGALFLALGALVTTGDRVAIVRPDYFANRKLVEFLGGVVVPVRMDHLSYTDRAGLDLGQLEDAFKSGVRTFLFSNPNNPAGVIHSPDEIARIAALASQYGATVIVDQLYSRLLYSGNSYTHLRASSIDAAQVVTIMGPSKTESLSGYRLGVAFGASHLVDRMEKLQAIVSLRAPGYSQAVLRTWFAEPAGWMQDRIVKHEALRNELLAVFGAVPGLRVRTPQAGSYLFPQLPALDIPLHDFVRALRVQAGVTVTPGTEFSPDATNSVRLNFSQNHRAAVEAAGRIGEMIARYRR, from the coding sequence ATGCTGACGATCGACGAGAAATTCGCCCGGCTGGGCACCGACCACGCGCCGGGCCAGGAAGTGCGGCAGACGGCTGACGACTCCAACTTCCGCGGCGAGGTGCTGCCGGGAACGCCGGTCGATTTTTCTCATGGCGACGTGAACGACGACGCCTTTGCCCCGACACCCGGCGCGTTCGAGGAGTTCGTTGCCGGTGTGCATCGCGGCGGCTCCCAGGCGTACACGGAGTACCGGGGTGGCGGCGGGTTGCGCGAGATGGTCGCCGAACGCCTGACCGCGTTCACGGGCCATCCGGTGTCGGGAGCCGATGAACTGATCATCACACCGGGAACACAGGGCGCGCTGTTTCTCGCGCTCGGGGCTCTGGTCACGACGGGGGACCGCGTGGCCATCGTGCGTCCCGACTATTTCGCCAATCGCAAACTCGTCGAGTTTCTGGGTGGTGTCGTGGTGCCGGTGCGCATGGATCACCTCTCGTACACCGATCGCGCAGGCCTCGATCTCGGGCAGTTGGAAGACGCCTTCAAGTCCGGGGTGCGCACCTTCCTCTTCTCGAATCCCAACAATCCGGCGGGTGTGATCCATTCGCCCGACGAGATCGCCCGCATTGCCGCACTGGCCTCACAATACGGCGCCACGGTCATCGTCGACCAGTTGTATTCGCGCCTGCTGTACTCCGGCAACTCCTATACGCACCTGCGCGCGTCGTCCATCGATGCCGCGCAGGTGGTGACCATCATGGGGCCATCCAAGACGGAATCGTTGAGCGGATACCGGCTGGGTGTGGCCTTCGGTGCGTCACACCTCGTCGACCGGATGGAGAAGCTGCAGGCGATCGTGTCGCTCCGCGCGCCAGGGTATTCCCAGGCGGTGTTGCGCACCTGGTTCGCCGAGCCCGCCGGCTGGATGCAGGACCGCATCGTGAAGCACGAAGCGCTGCGAAACGAACTGCTGGCGGTGTTCGGCGCGGTTCCCGGTCTGCGCGTACGCACCCCGCAGGCGGGCAGCTATCTCTTTCCGCAGCTGCCCGCACTCGACATCCCGCTGCACGATTTTGTGCGGGCGCTCCGGGTGCAGGCCGGCGTCACCGTCACGCCGGGAACGGAATTCAGTCCGGATGCCACCAACAGCGTGCGACTCAATTTTTCGCAAAACCATCGGGCGGCCGTCGAAGCGGCCGGGCGTATCGGAGAGATGATCGCACGCTACCGGCGCTGA
- a CDS encoding carboxylate-amine ligase, with product MRAPSLTVGIEEEYQIIDPVTRDLTPGFDALVQSNDAQLADVKAELHQCQVEIGTKVCGNIAELRTELVKLRGLVIKAAGQHGLTIASAGTHPFSNWMNQEMTPKERYLGVKAELQDLAHRLLIFGTHVHVGIEDQEFRIDCLNAVRYILPHILCLSTSSPFWFGRNTGLHSYRSIVFKNFPRTGVPRILNGWGDYADLVDTLQKTRSIPDGSKVWWDVRPHHLYPTLEFRVCDVNTRVDEAVCIAAILQAVVAKMWKLRRDNMTFRVYASDLIEENKWRAVRWGLGGKLIDFGKKEEMPTSVLIRELIEWFLDDMLDELGTRKEVEYAYRILEEGSSAQRQLATYARTGDLRAVVDQLIRETAEGVCEPTLGPPLESFASPIGAMPPSSEIPIPSSAARGQTVP from the coding sequence ATGCGAGCGCCGAGCCTGACGGTCGGGATCGAAGAAGAATACCAGATCATCGATCCGGTCACGCGTGACCTGACACCGGGGTTCGATGCCCTGGTGCAGTCGAATGATGCGCAGTTGGCGGACGTCAAGGCGGAGTTGCACCAGTGCCAGGTGGAGATCGGCACGAAGGTGTGCGGGAACATCGCCGAACTCCGCACGGAGTTGGTGAAGTTGCGTGGACTGGTGATCAAGGCTGCCGGGCAGCACGGACTGACCATCGCGTCCGCGGGCACGCATCCGTTCTCCAACTGGATGAACCAGGAGATGACGCCCAAGGAGCGATACCTGGGCGTGAAGGCCGAACTGCAGGACCTGGCGCACCGCCTGCTCATCTTCGGCACGCATGTGCATGTGGGTATTGAAGATCAGGAGTTCCGCATCGACTGTCTGAACGCGGTGCGATACATCCTGCCTCACATTCTCTGCCTGTCCACATCGTCGCCGTTCTGGTTCGGCCGCAATACGGGGCTGCACTCCTACCGCAGTATCGTCTTCAAGAATTTCCCCCGCACGGGGGTGCCCCGCATCCTCAATGGCTGGGGTGACTACGCCGACCTGGTCGATACGCTGCAGAAGACCCGCAGCATCCCCGACGGATCGAAGGTGTGGTGGGACGTGCGCCCGCACCATCTCTATCCCACCCTCGAATTCCGCGTGTGCGATGTGAACACCCGGGTGGACGAGGCGGTGTGCATCGCTGCCATCCTCCAGGCGGTGGTGGCGAAGATGTGGAAACTGCGCCGCGACAACATGACCTTCCGGGTGTACGCGTCCGATCTCATCGAGGAGAACAAGTGGCGCGCGGTGCGGTGGGGCCTGGGCGGCAAGCTGATCGACTTCGGCAAGAAGGAGGAGATGCCGACGTCGGTGCTCATCCGCGAGCTGATCGAGTGGTTCCTCGACGACATGCTCGACGAGCTGGGGACGCGAAAGGAAGTGGAATACGCCTATCGCATTCTCGAGGAAGGGTCGAGCGCGCAGCGACAGCTGGCCACCTATGCCCGCACGGGTGACCTGCGGGCGGTCGTGGATCAGCTCATCCGCGAAACGGCGGAAGGCGTCTGTGAGCCCACGCTGGGACCACCGCTGGAAAGCTTCGCGTCACCCATCGGCGCGATGCCACCGTCCTCCGAAATCCCCATCCCGTCGTCGGCCGCGAGGGGGCAGACGGTACCTTGA
- a CDS encoding gamma-glutamyl-gamma-aminobutyrate hydrolase family protein produces MSQSYRSYRPTIGLTTQTLHSIDGIPPALPSSWVMNQRYFLAATMVGAVPWMIPLLDDDLATLREIYERLDGLLIPGGVDINPAEYGEAVRPECGNLDPARDRVELQLVRWAIEDGKPVLGLCRGLQIINVAQGGTMWQDLASQNSAFNKHDYFPTAGFERDHLAHEVDVVPETRLSQLLESTRCGVNSMHHQGIKQLGRDLVASARADDGLIEAVEGTGDGFLVGVQWHPEVFEMADPHSRHLFAGFIKAAVDWSTANNTARMGVGG; encoded by the coding sequence ATGTCCCAGTCGTACCGTTCCTACCGCCCGACCATCGGGCTCACCACGCAGACGCTGCATTCCATCGACGGCATCCCGCCGGCGCTTCCGTCCTCGTGGGTGATGAACCAGCGTTACTTCCTGGCGGCGACCATGGTGGGCGCGGTGCCGTGGATGATTCCGCTGCTGGACGACGATCTGGCCACGTTGCGGGAGATCTACGAACGGCTCGACGGTCTGCTTATTCCAGGCGGTGTGGACATCAATCCGGCCGAATATGGAGAGGCGGTGCGGCCGGAATGTGGCAATCTCGATCCGGCCCGTGACCGGGTGGAGCTGCAACTGGTGCGTTGGGCCATCGAAGACGGCAAGCCGGTGCTCGGGCTGTGCCGGGGGCTGCAGATCATCAACGTGGCCCAGGGCGGCACGATGTGGCAGGATCTCGCATCACAAAATTCCGCGTTCAACAAACACGATTATTTCCCCACCGCGGGTTTCGAGCGTGACCATCTCGCGCACGAGGTGGATGTCGTGCCGGAAACACGGTTGTCACAATTGCTCGAATCCACACGCTGCGGCGTGAATAGTATGCACCATCAGGGGATCAAGCAGCTCGGTCGTGATCTGGTGGCGTCGGCGCGCGCGGACGATGGACTGATCGAAGCAGTCGAAGGGACGGGGGACGGATTCCTCGTCGGTGTGCAGTGGCATCCGGAGGTCTTCGAGATGGCGGATCCGCACAGCCGTCATCTGTTTGCGGGCTTCATCAAGGCTGCCGTGGACTGGTCAACCGCCAACAACACGGCCCGCATGGGCGTGGGGGGATGA
- a CDS encoding circularly permuted type 2 ATP-grasp protein, whose protein sequence is MSTFVPHYQHYHDLLRQPALAEESAAVLEQQLRQQGLFFGDRALCSVLRPRFLTLEEYRLICRACGLVGSAFDKVRAAAMADSALRAQFGLTAWEEQLIHADPGFPAASPTSRLDAFFAAGEDGAGLKFTEYNAETPAGAAYNDALSRAFLAMPVMQAFNRTHIPLPIPAGAGVVDALLEAYHAWRGQREKPSVVILDWRDVPTYSEFVLFEQEFQARGIDVFIGDPRDAEYANGRLTVAGRPVTMIYKRVLIDELVTREGLESPVVRAVRDGAVCMVNPFRCKLLHKKASLAVLSDERQSTLLTAAEREAVLRHVPWTRVVEERHTEHAGAAVDLLPFIAANRERLVLKPNDEYGGKGIVLGWTVDDDAWQQAIRTALAEPYIVQERVEVPSEPWPAMVDGAVHIGDRMLDTAPFLSNGTVVSGCLTRIATDPLLNVTAGGGSNVPTFLVEAR, encoded by the coding sequence ATGTCCACATTTGTGCCGCACTATCAGCACTACCACGATCTGCTCCGGCAGCCGGCGCTGGCCGAGGAGTCGGCGGCCGTGCTGGAACAGCAGCTCAGGCAGCAGGGACTGTTTTTTGGCGACCGGGCGTTGTGCAGCGTGCTGCGGCCGAGATTCCTGACGCTGGAAGAGTACCGGCTGATCTGCCGGGCCTGCGGGTTGGTCGGCAGCGCGTTCGACAAGGTCCGGGCGGCGGCCATGGCCGACTCGGCGTTGCGTGCGCAGTTCGGACTGACGGCCTGGGAAGAGCAGCTCATCCACGCCGATCCCGGTTTTCCGGCGGCCAGCCCAACCTCCCGTCTCGATGCGTTTTTTGCGGCCGGTGAAGACGGCGCAGGCCTCAAGTTCACGGAATACAACGCCGAGACACCGGCGGGCGCGGCGTACAACGATGCGCTGTCGCGGGCCTTTCTGGCGATGCCGGTCATGCAGGCATTCAACCGCACGCACATTCCGCTGCCGATCCCGGCCGGAGCGGGCGTGGTGGACGCGCTGCTGGAGGCCTACCACGCGTGGCGGGGGCAACGGGAAAAACCCTCGGTGGTGATTCTCGATTGGCGCGACGTCCCCACCTACAGCGAGTTCGTGCTGTTCGAGCAGGAGTTCCAGGCGCGGGGCATCGACGTGTTCATCGGGGATCCCCGCGATGCGGAGTACGCCAACGGGCGCCTGACCGTCGCCGGTCGGCCCGTCACGATGATCTACAAGCGGGTGCTGATCGACGAGCTGGTGACACGGGAAGGGCTGGAGTCGCCGGTGGTCCGGGCCGTGAGAGACGGTGCGGTGTGCATGGTCAACCCGTTCCGTTGCAAGCTGTTACATAAGAAGGCCTCACTTGCTGTCTTAAGTGATGAACGACAGTCGACGCTGCTCACGGCGGCCGAACGCGAGGCGGTGCTGCGTCACGTGCCGTGGACCCGGGTGGTGGAGGAGCGGCACACGGAGCATGCGGGGGCTGCCGTCGATCTGCTGCCCTTCATCGCCGCGAACCGGGAGCGTCTGGTGCTCAAGCCGAACGACGAATACGGAGGCAAGGGCATCGTGCTGGGCTGGACCGTCGATGACGACGCCTGGCAACAGGCAATCCGAACGGCACTTGCAGAGCCGTATATCGTGCAGGAACGGGTGGAGGTGCCGAGTGAGCCCTGGCCGGCCATGGTGGACGGGGCGGTACATATCGGTGACCGGATGCTCGATACCGCGCCGTTCCTGTCGAATGGGACGGTGGTATCAGGATGTCTCACCCGCATCGCAACGGACCCGCTCCTCAACGTCACGGCAGGCGGCGGTTCGAACGTCCCGACTTTTCTCGTTGAGGCTCGTTGA